In Deltaproteobacteria bacterium, a single window of DNA contains:
- a CDS encoding efflux RND transporter permease subunit has product MSHFFIDRPIFAAVVSIVMVIVGLVALLGLPIAQYPDITPPVVQVSALYPGAAAKVVADTVAAPIEQEVNGVENMLYMLSKSTNDGQLYLDVTFKLGT; this is encoded by the coding sequence ATGTCGCACTTCTTCATCGACCGTCCCATCTTCGCGGCGGTGGTGTCGATCGTCATGGTGATCGTGGGCCTGGTGGCCCTCCTCGGCCTGCCGATCGCGCAGTACCCCGACATCACGCCGCCGGTGGTGCAGGTCTCGGCGCTCTACCCGGGCGCCGCCGCCAAGGTCGTGGCCGACACCGTCGCCGCGCCGATCGAGCAGGAGGTGAACGGCGTCGAGAACATGCTCTACATGCTCTCGAAGAGCACCAACGACGGCCAGCTCTACCTCGACGTCACCTTCAAGCTCGGCACCA